A section of the Labrus bergylta chromosome 21, fLabBer1.1, whole genome shotgun sequence genome encodes:
- the hlfb gene encoding HLF transcription factor, PAR bZIP family member b isoform X2, translating into MQGGVMEKMSRHPVPMNPSFLPQSTHGVLKSLLENPMKLPLHHEGFSKEQEKEKNLDEERSAPQSAFLGPTLWDKTLTYDGDTFQLEYMDLEEFLSENGIPSSPSQHHHNQHQPHAPSRHPTNIPQSKPVPSVMDLSNHASTSVHTSIISPNCLHSSPARAGLPSSRNTPSPIDPDSIHVPVGYEPDPADLALSSVPGQEMFDPRKHKFSDEELKPQPMIKKARKVFIPEDLKDDKYWARRRKNNVAAKRSRDARRLKENQIAIRAGFLEKENSAMRQEVAELRKELGRSKNILAKYEARHGPL; encoded by the exons ATGCAAGGAGGCGTGATGGAGAAAATGTCCCGACATCCCGTCCCCATGAACCCGAGTTTTCTCCCCCAGTCCACGCACGGAGTCCTGAAGTCTCTGCTGGAGAACCCGATGAAGCTGCCGCTGCACCATGAAG GTTTCAGCAaggagcaggagaaggagaagaaccTGGATGAGGAACGTAGCGCCCCCCAGTCAGCCTTCCTGGGTCCCACGCTTTGGGACAAAACGCTGACCTACGATGGAGACACCTTCCAGCTGGAGTACATGGACCTGGAAGAGTTCCTGTCCGAAAACGGCATCCCCTCCAGTCCCTCCCAGCACCACCACAACCAGCATCAACCACACGCTCCATCACGCCACCCAACAAACATTCCCCAATCCAAGCCGGTGCCATCAGTGATGGACCTCAGCAACCATGCCTCCACCTCTGTACACACGAGCATCATCTCTCCGAACTGCCTGCACAGCAGCCCGGCAAGAGCAG GCCTCCCAAGCTCCAGAAACACTCCCAGCCCCATCGACCCAGACTCCATCCACGTCCCCGTCGGGTACGAGCCCGACCCCGCCGACCTGGCTCTGTCCAGCGTGCCGGGTCAGGAGATGTTCGATCCGCGAAAACACAAGTTCTCTGACGAGGAGCTGAAACCACAACCGATGATCAAGAAAGCTCGCAAAGTGTTCATCCCCGAGGACCTGAAG GATGACAAATACTGGGCCAGGCGCAGGAAGAACAACGTGGCCGCAAAGCGTTCTCGGGACGCGCGGCGGCTCAAAGAGAACCAGATCGCCATCCGAGCCGGCTTCCTGGAGAAGGAGAACTCGGCTATGAGGCAAGAGGTGGCCGAGCTGAGGAAAGAGCTCGGACGCAGCAAGAACATCCTGGCCAAGTACGAGGCACGGCACGGACCGctgtga
- the hlfb gene encoding HLF transcription factor, PAR bZIP family member b isoform X1, with protein sequence MQGGVMEKMSRHPVPMNPSFLPQSTHGVLKSLLENPMKLPLHHEGFSKEQEKEKNLDEERSAPQSAFLGPTLWDKTLTYDGDTFQLEYMDLEEFLSENGIPSSPSQHHHNQHQPHAPSRHPTNIPQSKPVPSVMDLSNHASTSVHTSIISPNCLHSSPARAGLPSSRNTPSPIDPDSIHVPVGYEPDPADLALSSVPGQEMFDPRKHKFSDEELKPQPMIKKARKVFIPEDLKQDDKYWARRRKNNVAAKRSRDARRLKENQIAIRAGFLEKENSAMRQEVAELRKELGRSKNILAKYEARHGPL encoded by the exons ATGCAAGGAGGCGTGATGGAGAAAATGTCCCGACATCCCGTCCCCATGAACCCGAGTTTTCTCCCCCAGTCCACGCACGGAGTCCTGAAGTCTCTGCTGGAGAACCCGATGAAGCTGCCGCTGCACCATGAAG GTTTCAGCAaggagcaggagaaggagaagaaccTGGATGAGGAACGTAGCGCCCCCCAGTCAGCCTTCCTGGGTCCCACGCTTTGGGACAAAACGCTGACCTACGATGGAGACACCTTCCAGCTGGAGTACATGGACCTGGAAGAGTTCCTGTCCGAAAACGGCATCCCCTCCAGTCCCTCCCAGCACCACCACAACCAGCATCAACCACACGCTCCATCACGCCACCCAACAAACATTCCCCAATCCAAGCCGGTGCCATCAGTGATGGACCTCAGCAACCATGCCTCCACCTCTGTACACACGAGCATCATCTCTCCGAACTGCCTGCACAGCAGCCCGGCAAGAGCAG GCCTCCCAAGCTCCAGAAACACTCCCAGCCCCATCGACCCAGACTCCATCCACGTCCCCGTCGGGTACGAGCCCGACCCCGCCGACCTGGCTCTGTCCAGCGTGCCGGGTCAGGAGATGTTCGATCCGCGAAAACACAAGTTCTCTGACGAGGAGCTGAAACCACAACCGATGATCAAGAAAGCTCGCAAAGTGTTCATCCCCGAGGACCTGAAG CAGGATGACAAATACTGGGCCAGGCGCAGGAAGAACAACGTGGCCGCAAAGCGTTCTCGGGACGCGCGGCGGCTCAAAGAGAACCAGATCGCCATCCGAGCCGGCTTCCTGGAGAAGGAGAACTCGGCTATGAGGCAAGAGGTGGCCGAGCTGAGGAAAGAGCTCGGACGCAGCAAGAACATCCTGGCCAAGTACGAGGCACGGCACGGACCGctgtga